The following nucleotide sequence is from Peribacillus sp. ACCC06369.
CCCCACATTTGGCGATTAAATTGACCGGAAAGCAAATTGATGAGAAGAAAGTCGTGGAAAGGGTTCATGAACTTGAGGAAATGTATGACATCGTATTAGTCGAGGGTGCTGGCGGATTGGCTGTCCCGCTCATTGAACGATCCGTTGATTTCTATATGACGACGGATTTCATAAGAGATTGCGGCATGCCTGTCGTATTCGTATCTACAAGTGGTTTAGGGGCGATTCATAATGTCGTGACGACGCATTCGTATGCACAAATCCATGATATATGCGTGAAAACCATTTTGTATAACCACTACCGGTCAGAGGATCGGATTCATAAAGACAATATCGAAACCATTGAAAAGCTGACAGGGCTGAATGGCCTCGCCTGCATCCCAACACTGGCGGATGTTAGAAAAGACTTGAGGATCTGCATCCTTGATTTACTTGGTGATCAAGATTATACCCAACAACTGAAAGAGGTGTTCCAAGCATGAACAGTCAGGATTTAGAGCAATGGGATAAGGAATATGTATGGCATCCGTTCACACAAATGAAAACGTATCGGGAAAGTAAACCGCTGATCATCGAGCGCGGGGAAGGCAGCTACTTGATTGATGTGGATGGCAAACGCTATTTGGACGGCTATGCTTCATTATGGGTGAATGTGCACGGGCATAACGAACCGGAATTAAATGGCGCCCTTATTGAACAAGTGAATAAAGTCGCGCACTCCACGCTGCTGGGATCTGCAAATGTACCATCGATCTTACTGGCAAAAAAACTTGCAGAGATCACTCCTGGTCATTTATCGAAAGTCTTCTACTCTGACACTGGATCTGCTGCTGTGGAAATCGCCCTTAAAGTCGCTTATCAATATTGGCAGAATATCGATCCCGTCAAGTATCGGAATAAAAACAAATTCATCTCCCTTGACGAAGCATACCATGGCGATACTGTCGGTGCCGTGAGTGTTGGCGGAATGGATCTATTCCATAGAATCTTTAAGCCACTCTTATTTCAACGGATTTCCGCCCCTTCACCATATGCCTATCACATGACTGAGTATGGAGATCAAGAAGCAGTGAAAAACCATTGCTTGAAGGAGCTGGAGAAGTTACTGCAAGAACAATCAGAGGAAATTGCAGGATTGATCATCGAACCGCTTGTGCAGGGCGCGGCAGGCATCATAACCCATCCGGCAGGCTTTTTGAAAGAAGTCGAACAATTATGCAGAAAATACAACATCCTCTTAATTTGTGATGAGGTGGCTGTTGGATTCGGTCGAACCGGTACAATGTTTGCCTGCGAACAGGAAGATGTCGTTCCGGATATCATGTGTATGGGCAAAGGGATCACTGGGGGATATATGCCACTCGCAGCAACCATCATGAATGAGCAGATCTTTCAATCCTTCTTGGGAGAACAGGAAGAACATAAAACCTTCTATCACGGCCACACCTATACAGGAAATCAGCTAGCCTGTGCACTGGCCCTGAAGAATATCGAGCTAATGGAAAGCCGCAATCTCATTAAAGACATCCAGAAAAAATCAAAATACCTATCCGAAAAACTGCAAGCACTATACGAGCTTCCGATAGTCGGCGATATCCGCCAGCGCGGCTTCATGATTGGAGTGGAGATCGTTAAAGACCGCCAAACAAAAGAAACGTTCACCCTCCAAGAGAATGTCGTTTACGGAATCATCCATACAGCACGGGAAAATGGCCTGATCATCCGGGAACTTGGTCCAGTCATCACGATGATGCCGATCCTTTCCATGTCAGAAAAGGAACTCGATTTCATGGTCGAAACCGTCTACCGTGCCATTCAGGAAGTCTCCATTCATAAAGGATTGATCCCAGCAGCAAACTGATTCAAAAAGATGTAGAATTAAAAAGGGCACCCTCAATGGGATGCCCTTTTTTTCGCTTGAATTTTGGATGAAGTCACCTATTCAAACAAAGGGATTTCCGGCGGTATCCCGGCTTCAGGCAAGAAATAAATGAAAATGGTGAAACAAATGATAAGCAATGAAAAGATGATTGCAATAAACGAAATGCCCAAATGAAATTTCTTACCTGCTAAATATAAGCTGATCACCAGACTTGCAAACCCAATGATCAAATAAATGCTGGCTCCAACATAGGAATTCAACTTTGGAGTAATCCCCGAGATGAAAAGCAGCACGAAAGTCATTTGCATGGATATGCATATTCCAAGTAAACGTTTCATTTTTACCTCCTGTCTTTTGAAAAATCGAGTGCGATATAAATATAACATTCATCCCTATCCGCTTCTTCATTACGCACCATTAATGGACTAATTTTAATAATGTTGATGTAAATGATTGGATATTTATTGTAAACTGGATAAGCAAAGGAGTGGATTTGCAGTATGGCGTTAACAAAGAAAAGATTTTTCATAAGTTCTATAGTGGGTATCATACTCATGTTTCTTGCTAACTCTGGTCTGCAATACTTCAGTGGCCAACCGATAAAGTGGTCAGGGAATTTAGGATATGCATTCTATTTCGTAGCATTTATTTTACTTTTTATTTGGCTATTTGGAGATTTTGATAAGAAAAAGGCCAATCACTAATGTAAGTGAACTTTGTTTGTACACAAACTCGATAATAATTGATTTTGCCTATAGTTTTTTTGATGAAATTCGAATTTCCACTCTAGGTAATTTTAAGGAGGTTACAAAATGATGTTGGGATTTCCCCTCCTGGTTGCTTGTGTCCCTGGGATGTTAGTAATACTTTTGGCGTGGTGGTTTAGGAAATTACATTTATCTTTATTTGCAAGGCTTTTACCAGGCGTATTAACCGTTATAGCGTCAATTATTTTGTTTTACATTGGTTTTGTGAACATCAGAGGGTTTGAAGGAGCTGGATATGGAATACTGGCTTTCTTTTTACTTCCCTTTGCAATTGTGGCTTCAATAATTGCGAGTAAAAACAAAGGTGTGCAAAGCTAGTCCATTTAGTTCGGATAATCTATGAAAACAGGAATATATACAAGCACTAAAACGATTAAAACCAATAAAAAAACCATTGGTGAAATGACAAATAGCCGAATGCGTTGGGCGTTTGACCCCTCCACCCGTATTATTAAAAACAAAAAAGGAAAGGGTTCTTACAACCGAAAAAAAGAGCAATCCTATAAAGGATGCTCTTTTTTTCATATTAGCTTATTTCTTTTAATGCTTGCTAAGTGTTAGCGAATGCCTTTCATGTAACCTTGAATCTTTGGTGATAAGGCCATCAGGGCCAGTCCAAGGACGATTGAAGCAACACCGATCACTCCAAAATAAGCCATTTCGGTTTGAGGTGTGTAGAATCTAACGATTTGTGCGTTCAGTGCTTGTGCTGCTGCACTTGCCAGGAACCACAGGCTCATCGTTTGTGCCGAGAATGCAGCTGGAGCCAATTTGGTAGTGGCAGAAAGTCCAACTGGCGATAAGCAAAGCTCTCCAAGTACTACAAGGAAATAGCTTAGTACAAGCCATAGTGGATTGACTAATGCGTCTGATCCACCGAAATAAACAGGAAGCAGGATAACCAGGAATGATAAACCGGCGAACAGTAAACCTATTGAGAATTTTTGAGGAATGGTCGGCTGACGCTTTCCTAGTTTAATCCATAACCATGCGAATACTGGTGCAAGGGTAATGATGAACAAAGGGTTCAAAGATTGGAACCATGCCGGGTTTATTTCTATTCCAGCAAAATTCAACTGTGTCCTTTTATCTGCATAGTTTGCCAATATTGTTGCACCTTGCTCTTGAATCGCCCAGAACATGACAGCTGCTATAAACAAAGGAATATAGGCAATCAAGCGTGAACGTTCAACAGAAGTCGTTTTAGGGCTGCGATACATGAAAAAGAAATAAAGGGTCGGAATAACGATCCCTAGGATACCTACAAGATTAATGAAGGTTTTAATCGTTAAGATGCCTTTAGTGGCAGTGATGCCGATAATGGCAGCTATGATAAGTGCAGCTATCCCCAATTTAGTGAATACTTTTTTCTTTTCATTCTGTGATAATGGGTTAGCAGGAAGAGTTCCAGCCAGACCCAGGTTCTTTTTCTTTGTTGCAACAAAGACGATGAGTCCAATTAACATACCAATTGCGGCTATGCCGAACCCAAGGTGAAAGCTGTAGTTCATGACTGAACCAACAATGAGTGGTGAAAGGAATGCACCCATGTTGATACCCATATAGAATATACTGAAACCGGAATCCCGGCGTTCGTCGTTTTCCGCGTAAATTTCACCGACAATGCTGGAAACATTCGGTTTTAATAAACCAGTACCTAGAACAATGAGTACCATGGAAACAAAGAACATGGAGAGATTGCCTGGTACAGCAAGGACAATATGCCCGAGCATGATCAAGATACCACCGTATAATACGGCTTTTGAGGTCCCGAAAATCCTATCGGCAAGCCATCCGCCAATTATACCGGACATATAAACTAAAGATCCGTAAATGGATACAAGGGAAAGGGCTGTGGTTTCATCAAGTCCTAGTCCCCCTTTAGAAACTTCATAATACATATAGTAAACAAGAATGGCTCTCATGCCATAATAGGAGAAACGCTCCCAGAACTCAGTAAAGAAAAGGGTAAATAGTCCTTTTGGGTTTCCAAAAAAACCTTTTTGAGGTACACTATCCACAATTTTCTGTTTATTTATCGTTGCCATACCCAGTCCTCCTTTTATTATTGTATAATAACATTTTATTTTCTCTATTGTAAACAAATATTTAGTATATTTAAATAATTAATTTCAAAGTAAATAATAATGGCATTTCACCCTGCAAGTAACACTGCGAATCCTCCGGAAAAAAACACCATCCAATAGGAAACACCATCAATGATATATTGCCCTAACTTCACGAATGATATTACGTTTAATACCTCATTAGTAATAATTTACCAATTAAATGAAAGTCCAAAAAGGAAAACGCAAATCCCCAACCAAAACCGTTATAGACACCGTATAATAGAAATAACACAAAAATGAGGAGGCACAATAATGCTCGGTATCATAACCGTCGTGATGATTTTTTCCATCCCTATACTCGGCATACTGACAACCCATTTCGAAAAACAGTCAAAAACCAAACACAACATGCTCAAAGATGAATTGGAACTTGAAAAACTTAAACATGCAAACTTTCTTATGGAGACGGAAAAAATGAGGCTGGAACTGGATCAGATGAAATTCGATGAAAAAAGGGACGAGCCAAGGTTACTGTAATCAAGTAACGTTGGTTCGTCCTTTTTAGTGGGCATTGTGAGGTCCCCGTTTTAAAACCATCCCGCCCGTCATAAGAATGATTAATGCACCTTACAAATAAGTTCGTTTTAATGGATATATTGATTGCCCACAAGAAGATCTGTTAGCACCTTTGTCGGGATTATGAACTCGACGG
It contains:
- a CDS encoding peptide MFS transporter, whose product is MATINKQKIVDSVPQKGFFGNPKGLFTLFFTEFWERFSYYGMRAILVYYMYYEVSKGGLGLDETTALSLVSIYGSLVYMSGIIGGWLADRIFGTSKAVLYGGILIMLGHIVLAVPGNLSMFFVSMVLIVLGTGLLKPNVSSIVGEIYAENDERRDSGFSIFYMGINMGAFLSPLIVGSVMNYSFHLGFGIAAIGMLIGLIVFVATKKKNLGLAGTLPANPLSQNEKKKVFTKLGIAALIIAAIIGITATKGILTIKTFINLVGILGIVIPTLYFFFMYRSPKTTSVERSRLIAYIPLFIAAVMFWAIQEQGATILANYADKRTQLNFAGIEINPAWFQSLNPLFIITLAPVFAWLWIKLGKRQPTIPQKFSIGLLFAGLSFLVILLPVYFGGSDALVNPLWLVLSYFLVVLGELCLSPVGLSATTKLAPAAFSAQTMSLWFLASAAAQALNAQIVRFYTPQTEMAYFGVIGVASIVLGLALMALSPKIQGYMKGIR
- the arfA gene encoding alternative ribosome rescue factor ArfA, encoding MKTGIYTSTKTIKTNKKTIGEMTNSRMRWAFDPSTRIIKNKKGKGSYNRKKEQSYKGCSFFHISLFLLMLAKC
- the bioA gene encoding adenosylmethionine--8-amino-7-oxononanoate transaminase, whose translation is MNSQDLEQWDKEYVWHPFTQMKTYRESKPLIIERGEGSYLIDVDGKRYLDGYASLWVNVHGHNEPELNGALIEQVNKVAHSTLLGSANVPSILLAKKLAEITPGHLSKVFYSDTGSAAVEIALKVAYQYWQNIDPVKYRNKNKFISLDEAYHGDTVGAVSVGGMDLFHRIFKPLLFQRISAPSPYAYHMTEYGDQEAVKNHCLKELEKLLQEQSEEIAGLIIEPLVQGAAGIITHPAGFLKEVEQLCRKYNILLICDEVAVGFGRTGTMFACEQEDVVPDIMCMGKGITGGYMPLAATIMNEQIFQSFLGEQEEHKTFYHGHTYTGNQLACALALKNIELMESRNLIKDIQKKSKYLSEKLQALYELPIVGDIRQRGFMIGVEIVKDRQTKETFTLQENVVYGIIHTARENGLIIRELGPVITMMPILSMSEKELDFMVETVYRAIQEVSIHKGLIPAAN
- the bioD gene encoding dethiobiotin synthase, whose product is MGQAYFITGTGTDIGKTIVTSALYLSLQTLGKSVTIFKPFQTGINEENNTYPDISWFEQELGVKESGFYTLEPETSPHLAIKLTGKQIDEKKVVERVHELEEMYDIVLVEGAGGLAVPLIERSVDFYMTTDFIRDCGMPVVFVSTSGLGAIHNVVTTHSYAQIHDICVKTILYNHYRSEDRIHKDNIETIEKLTGLNGLACIPTLADVRKDLRICILDLLGDQDYTQQLKEVFQA
- a CDS encoding YesK family protein, producing the protein MMLGFPLLVACVPGMLVILLAWWFRKLHLSLFARLLPGVLTVIASIILFYIGFVNIRGFEGAGYGILAFFLLPFAIVASIIASKNKGVQS